The sequence TCACACTAATCTCATGAAATTTCGCTGCTCTTGACATTGAGTCACCAGGCACTGAATGGGCAAGCACAAAGCTGACcgatagttttgttgttgttacttctATTCTTTTCTATGCAGCCAGACATGGGGAATTTCCACCTGACAAATCCAGTTTCTCATTTGAGCTCCTCTGCCATCTGTGAACAGCGCACTCGGCGGGGGAGGATGCTGGACCCAGGAGGACTTCTCTCCTCCAAACTGTCAGTTTCCTATCTGTTCAGGGCAAGctgttcaccagagggtcttgctAGCACTCCACTTAGCAATCAAGGAGAAAACAGTCCCACGAGAAGTGACGCAGCCTGGGAACTGTCAGTCCCTGGGCCTATATCTACTGCCAGCTTCAAAAtctttacataatttttttaatgaaacaagcAATTTCGCCGAAATTAATAGGACAATGGGAGGGTGAACTAGACAATAACAGCGAACTGGTCTCGCTGAGGATAAACGAGGCTCCATCGTTCTCCGGGCGCCCCCTAGTGGCCACGAGGCTAAATCCTGGCAGAATGTTCAGTTTTGTGCAAATAAAGAGCCAGACACCCACCGAAAGAGGAAGGCAGGCGCCTGCCTACCAACGCAAGTCTAGCCCAGCCTGGGGCTCAGACAGCGAACGCCTGACTGAAAGCCACAATGGAGCTCAGCAGGCAAGCACATGCCACAAAGACTCAATGCAGCTGGGCTGACTCCTGAGCACTTAGGTGCCACAGATAGGTGCAGCCCCTCACATTCGCACATCTTCAACCTGCGCCTCAAACTATGTCTGGTTTTCATCATCCAGCTTTCCAGCTCCTCAGCACGATTCTCCAGCAGCTTTAAAGACAACCAGGGCAAGGAGCTACTCTTAGTTTTCTGCTTATTCAACACCCAGCCTGGGGAATATCAACTCAGAAGACATGCATGAATGAAGCGTGCCTCTCAAGCTCTTCCTTCAGCAGAGAACACCTTTGCAACATCGCAgcctgtaaagcaaaggacacctGCACAATGGCTTTGCAACTTAACATAGAATTCATGTGCGGCAGTGCAGTTTATTAAGAACACAAGTCCCGATCCCCAATTCATTGATAACAGACTTTTTAAGTGATAATGTTGTGTCAACCTGGGCAGTGAACCTAAGAAGCAGGAGGGAGAGGTACCTAGCTGGCCACATATTTGAAAATTAGGAGGGTAAACCTTGCTGCCTGCCATCATTTTCCACAGACCTGTCGCTGTACAACTGTAAAATAACACCCAAATGCTATCTGACAGCTCACTTACCCTCCCTTGTAGCCACCGGTTAGGTTTATATGCAACAGTGGGCCCCTAAATACCCCCCAAAAGTGCACGGGAGAAGTCGCCTAGTTAGTTTCTGACTTTGGCCCTAAATCGATTAACATGCATCTAATGCACTTTAAAATCAAAGAACCATGTTCGTTTCGGCCACACCACAGAATCCCTTTCTGCAACCACCAGTCCCTTTGAACCCAGCTCTAGCCACAAGCAGTGTGGATTCCAAGGGCCTGCTCTGAATGACAACAAACCAAAGCTGGGACCATAGGGGCAGCTAGCCAGACCCCTGGAACAGGACCTGGAAGGCAGGCGAGCCTGGCAAGTCAGAGCTCTGTCAGAATGGCCACCATGCCCTGGCCATGTCAGTCCTGCAGAGGCCGGAATGCAAGCTGTCAGTAGCAGCTTTTGGTTTCTCCAGGCAGAAGTCTGTCGTCCTGTGCagctacagcagcagcagcagcagcagcagggcggTCAAGCTCAGTGAAAGGATACAGAGAAGGGGGACTGTGGGTAGATGGGAAAGAAGTGAGGGTCGGGAGCAGCTGCAGGACCCAAGACTGAGAGTCCAGCCTCATGACTAAGGATGAGGGTCTTTTTGAGGATGTACAAATAAGGAACTCTTGGGCAAGGTCTAAAGGTGTGTGTGCGGGGGAGACCCCATGTTCCCAAAGCTGCCAAATGTTTGCGAATTCTAAACAACTACTTTGCCAGCTGAGATTTAAAAAGGGGGGAGCCCCAAAATATGTGCAGATAGGATGTAACAAGTGTTTCCAGAGATATACAACCTGAGTCATAGGAGCCGAAAGGAAAGTGAGGAGTCTGACTGGGGGGCTACTGCTGAGACCTCTCTTGGTGGAGAAAGCCCCACCGGGTAGTGTGGTGTGCCCAGACCCCACTGGTTCCCCTAAGGAGCTAGCAGGTACCACCCAGGAGGTTCCCCTACTCACCACTCGACCTGAAAACCTCTCGGTGGCTCTCTTGACTTTGCCGTAGGTACCTTTGCCCAGGGTCTCCTGCAGCTCATAGCGATGCTTCAAGTTGTGCTTGTGGTGATGTCGCTTCACCCCGTGCGGCTTCTTGGGCTCCGCTGGGGATGCAGTCGCCCCGGCCACCGCCTCCCGCAGAGAGCCCTGCGGCCCCGGCTCCACATCAGGGCCATCCCCTGCCGCAGGCACTGCGGCCCCTTCCATGTCCGAGCGCGGGGCGAGCCGGGCTGGAGAGGGCAGGACCCGGCACAGGGGCTCAGAGTGGTCCCGGCTGAGGGAAAGCAGGGTGCGTTCAAGGTCGCCCCCGCAGCATTGCTGAGACAACCGGACCTGGCTCGGGCTGCCGCTGGATCACCCGCGGCGGCGGAGACAGCACATCTGGCGCCCAGGGCGCGCACGCTCGGCGCACCGCCCCCCCAGCCGGCCGCCGCAATCTGCCGAGCGTCCGGCGAGGTGGCGGCGGTGTCAGGGGAGGCGGTGGTGTTCgcgagaggaggggagagggtggCTCCGCGCGCCGGGAGGGGAGTGTTATGTGGGGCGCCGCGCCCCCCGCCCCCGCGCCAGGAGGACGCGCAgacggggcggggcgggaggggagCGCGGGGCGGGCGCCCGGGTGTCCCCACCTCCGCGTCGGGCCACCGCGCCGGGAGGGGGCGGGGTGCGTGCTTTTCACCCTTTGTGCGGCGCGGCGCAGGCCCGGGCGGCGGCCAGGGGCGCTTTGTCCTCGCCGGGCGGGGACGGACGGTcccgggtggggtggggaggggtcctCAGCGCGCTTGTCCCCTCCCCGGGCGTCCGGCACTCACCCTCCGCAGCCACTGCGGGCGATCTGCCGCTGGCTTGGGCCCATCGGCCCAGGATAAAGCTCGCGGGGCCCGGAGGCCGCAAAGGCGACTACGCACAGAGCCCCGGTAGCCCAGGCGTGCGCGTGGTGGCCCGGGGCTGCACCCTCCCCGGGCCATCCCTCGTGTTTGTTATGGTGTCGCGGCGGCCACCAGGCCCGCGAGAGCTGGGGGAGGCCGGGGAGAGGAGGCCCGGCGGTGTTGGGTTACCGGCGGTGAGTCACGGTCCCCTCCCGCTGCCGAGGCCCTGCAGGCCCCCCAACTCCGGCCCGGCCAGGGCAGCGCCCTCCTTGGGCAACGGCAGAACCAGGAAAGTCTCCCGGGAGGGGTACTTCGGGACCCCGGGACCTCGCTCCGGGCTCTCTCGGGGAGAAAAACGGAGTCGGGTACGAAGGGAGACTCGAAGGAGGAACCCGGGCCTTCTCCCAGGCTCTGGTCTCCCCGTGAGGTCCGGGACAACCTccaaagaggggaggagaggggcctGGATGGAGCTGGGTTCCCTGAGCTGCTTAGCACCAGTGGAAAGGCCCCTTTCCGAGGTGGACAAACCATGGCTCTGGGATGGACTAGGGCCTGGGCCTGCTGAGCAATTCCTTGCCCAAGCCAGAGGCCTCTTGCAGGCCTCTTGACCCCCTCAGGTGATGGGAATTTTCCTTTGACTTAAAAAGGCCGGATCTCACCCCACCAGGTGAGGGTCAAGCAGGAAGGCCTCCCAGCTGCGCCTAGGCTGTAGGGAGGAAAAATAAGACAGATGTTAGGAAAAATTTTTAAGTAATTGCATGTAAATTGCAGTGTTCCAGACTAGGGTCAGAAGAGCGACTTTGTGTCCCGCAAGTTGCCTGACTGCGCTGGCGCTTCCTCTGCACCTCTCAGGTTCCTCCGGCCCTCggccttccttctgtcttcactCCTGTCCACTTATCACCTTACACGGGACTCAGGCAACAGACTGCCTGCGCGACAGCCCCCTCCCTGCTGCCAGAGTCATGGCCTGAAACACTGCAGGACTCAAATCGCCCCCCACCCCTCTGCTCCGCTCTGCACTTGATAATCTTCTCTCCAAACTTCATTGACTTATTTCACTGACGCCGGAAACCCCTCTACCAGCCACTGCCTTCCTTCAAAGCACTCAGCAAACGCAAAGGCCATGTTTATTCTAATCTATTCATCCCACCAGCCCTTACAGAATCTCCCTGCCTTCATCCTGAAGCTGTACGCTGCTTTTTCAAACAGTCCGCAGACCTGCATGTGTAGAGGGTGAGACAAGTTAGTGGCCTGCAGGTCGAGTCCTGGGCCCCCGTTGAATTGCCTGGGAGACTTTAGTCAAACGACTTAACCTTGTGAACCTTCTTCAGTTTGCTCTTGTTAAAATATGTGTCACTGGGTCtggttgattttagtttttgtttggtttggttttcaggtAAACAGATTGTGTCTGTATTGGTCATTAAAATGACAAGTGTTCTGGTCCCTTCTCTCCCCCCAGGATGTGGTAGGAAACTCTTACCTGACTCCCTCAAGGTACCATGTGGCCATATAGCTTACAGAGCTTGATAGAGTCAGTGCAAAAATGATCAATCTTCTACCTGGAAGCTTTGACAGCTAGGGAGTAAACTGCCATGTGCTCTCCTCACCTTGACAAGCAGTGCAGAGAAGGGGCCAGCTGAGACCCTGGACAGCGAACAGAATAGTCCCCAGGACGCCTGAGCTGGAAAGGCAGCTTGAGCAAAGCCGCTTGCTGTGTTCAGCCGGTGAGATGATGTGTGTTCGTTACAGTGGCAGAGCCTGTTCTGAGAGCATCCCTCAAGTGTGAGGGCTTTGTCCCACCTGAAGGGCCAGAACCTGCCACAAGCTGGCAGCTGTTTCACAACTATAAACGCTGTGGAAGGTAGCTGCTGTAATCTGTTTTCACTTGGGGCAGTCATATCAGACAGGTTTAAAACTTTGCCTAACATCACTCAGCTTGTACTGAGTAACAGCCCTCCCTGCCCCTGGCCTACAGGAGCCATGGGAAGGAGTAAAACCCACTACAGTGTGCGGCACAGTCATGTCTGAGCATTGGcagctcctgccaagcctggATTCCTGTAGCATTGGTCAGTGTGGGTTTTTTAATTACATGAACCTCTcctgtatatgtatgcatgtacgtaTGCATGTGTGGGGTACAagctttcagaagtcagttctctccctccaccatgtggcaCCTAGGGACCAAACTCTGACCATCAAacttgatggcaagtgcctttatctgctgaggcATGGCATGTGTGGTTTATTTTACACAGCACATCTCCTCTAACCAGCCCAGGCTCCTTGGTTCAGAGTTTGAGTTCCAGAGTCAAACTGACCGGGTTCAAATCCTGTCCTGACACTCATGGTGACTGTCTTGAACCATTATTTTCCCTGTGTCACTGCCAGTTGGTGTGGGTCTTAATGGATAGGATACAAACTCAGTAGGTGATGGCTGTTGCTGTCAGGCTCACTCTATTTCCTTCAAGCTCTGAGGAATGATGTGCAGTTTGATCATACTACTTGTCAGCTTCTGGTACTGTTGTAACATCTGTACTCACAAGTTAGAGTAGCCTTAGGTTCATCATGGGGCCTTTATTACATTTGCTGTTTCAAAGCAACTTAAAGTGTGTATGTTTGCTTTCTTAAGAAAGCTTTGTTCAGAAAACACAATAATACCAACTATtgtttatcgtgtgtgtgtgtgtgtgtgtgtgtgtgtgtgtgtgtgtgtgtgtgtgtgttattaggATCCCCATTTCACTGTTGAGAGGAATATCAACAAAGGTTGAATACATTGTGTGCTATCAAACAGTAACAGTATaagtcaggatttgaacccacTCATCTAACTAAGGCTCCAAGCTGCCTGTGGTACAACTCGCATGAGTTGCTGTTGTTGGTCTATACTAATAGGTGAGGTTTGACACATTACCTAAGATTATGACATTTCTAACTTGGATCTGTGAGCTGATGGACAGCTGACTTGGAAATAGCCACTTTAGAACATTCTTATTCTTCACTATGGCAGAATAAATCTGTCAACCGGAAATTCATACTCCTCCTTCCTAGGCCTTTCTGCCTGGGGTGTGTGGGGTTCGTGTGTGTGTATCTCATTCAAAGCATATATATAGTGGTTTAAATAAACTGAACTGTCACCCATAGACTCCCGTGTTTGAACACTTGTTTCTCATATGAtagtgctgtttggggaagttgTGGAATCTTAGAGTTAGGCACCGCTGGAGGAAGTAGATCACAGCAGAGAGGATGTGGTGATTTATTATAGTCCTGTCCCAGGTGATGTCTGCTTCCAGGTCCCCAGAGCTGTGAGTAACCCCAGCCACGGACTCCCACTGCCATGAactctgccttgacttccctaccACCACGGACTGGAGACTTTCAAACTGTGAACCAGAAGGAGTCATggtctcctttaagttgcttctgatTAGAGGTGGtgaggtttcatttatttatttagtatcaCTTATATGAGAGATCTAATTAGAGAAGAATTCAACAGTTTTATTAAATGGTACAAAAGACAATCTCTTCAGAAGTACCTCTTTCCTGCGATGTGCCTAGGGCTGACAATGGGTTTCGGTCAGGCATGGTTCCTCTTCCAGCTACCAGTCTAGAGTAGTGAGGAGTAAGCGCAGTTACAGCATCCTGCTGACTCCAGCCACTAAGCTTGGGAGAACTCATGCTATCTGAACATGGGACAGACACCAGCAAAAGTCAATCAGGAATTGATAACAAAGGCTCAGATGCTTCCCACCTGGTAAGGGGCCTGTAACTATGGCAACTGCAGGGGCACAGGTTTCAGAATCAAAGGCAGCCAAGTTCAAGTTCTCCTGGCTGTGTGGTCCTGGGCTGTCTTCTCTTCAtgtctgttttctcatctgtaaagtagaggcatttaaaaagttttggTTGAAGATTCTTACAGTTTGGCAAGTGTCTCCTAAAGATGAGTGTAGAAAAGCTTACTCCCCAGTGTGGGACTACTGGTTAGTCCTTTTTAAGATGTGGGGcctatggggttggggatttagctcaatggtagagtgcttgcctagcaagagcaaggccctgggttcaatcctcaactccaaaaaagaaaatgtggggcCTAGCAAGAGGTTTTCCCACACACTAGGGGTGCTCATGAACAGAAGTGTGGGCTTCTTgctccctctgcctgcctctattaGTCATGGAGTGAGCAGTCCCCTGTTCTACTGCATTCCCCCACAGAGGGCCTGTTACCTTGACACAGGCCCAAAGCAGTTAGAGTCGACCAGTCATGGAAATGAAACCTCCAGAATCGTGAGCCTACATAAACTTTTAAGTTCATAATCAAATGGATTTGTTACAATAACAGAAAGCAGATTACAGGAACCATGAGTTAGTGCAAAAAACAGAAGGCAGTAAGAACAGTAAGACCCAGGCAGCAGCATGAACTAAGTGTCAGATGTAAATATGCTCTGCTGCCTTCCCAGTGGGGTTACAGTTTgtacaggcaaacacacacaaggTCTGTTCATGGGACTGATAGGTGGGTTGGGAGATGATACAGAGAGTTACCTAATCCAAAAGTCCAAAGTCAGAATCTTTATGGCACAGGAAGAGAATCCCACAATGGATGCTCTGTGCCATGCACAAGATTAGCTAAATGTTTACACAATCAGGTCCTATGTGTAAAGTTCTATGAAACAAGTGGATGTCATGTCTACACTTGGGTCCTAGCCTCAAGATACCTTGTCAtgcatatgcaaatattccacaatctaaaataataaaaataaaaatctgcaaCACTCACTCCTGGTCCCAAGAACGCCTAATGAGAGGTAAAAGTCTGCAAAACAATTGGGGTAATACAAGCGTTCCAACAAATCACTCAGACTAGCATTTTCTTTCCCGTTTCTGTACTTGGCAGTTGAAGGGCAAAGGAGTCCATTGGGAAGAGTGAACAGGTATTCATCTTAGTTTGGGGATAGTCAGTGGGACAGAAGATAACCCATGACCCCCCAGTGCTGACAGTCCTCATTCCTTCAGAGTTGACATTCCTTGTACATGGCCATTTTCCTCAGCTCCTTGTGCACATGGCAAGGGGTTGAAtgccctctgtctttctctttcttcgaCTTTATACTGAAAAATAAGAGCACTCCTCtcaagaaaagggaaatggacaGGTGGTGAATTCCCTGCATTGAGCACACCAGAGCAGACAATACCCATGCCACACCAGGAAGAGTAGCGGCCGGTGGGAAAGCGGAGAGGTTGAATAGGCATTCAAGGATGTGCCAAAGGGTGTGGGAGGAAAGGGCAGATAGCTGCAATAAACCGGCCTGGGGATTTACTGAGGCTGAAGGGGCTTGGGAAGGCAGTGTAAAGGGGAGCAGATAAGGATGATGTGGAAGGGGGAAGCTTCAAAGACATCAGCATTGGACAATCTCAGCATCTTGGGGAAGAGCCATAGAGGCCAATGGACTGGTATGAGCAAAGGCCCTAAGGCAGAAATATCCTTGGCATGGTCTAGGATGGAATGCAATGGGAGGAAATGGTAGAAGTTAAGTCCAGAGAGAGACAGCAGACAGCATCCCTGGGGCCTTGCGGAATGACGTTAGCACTTTGGATTTTATTCTCTCAGGCAGAGACAGCCACTGCCGATTCTGATTTCAGCCACACCATCTCCTTCCGCCACAGCACCTCACATTCTAGGGCACTTCTCCATGACATATGCCCTGTGGTCTTTGCACATGCTGCACTCATTTCTGGAAAtgcctcctgccctgccctgccctgtcctcTCAATGACAAGCCCCTGCTCATCTCAGAGACCTGGCAGAAGATGTCATCTCTCTGATCCTGCACTGGACAGAACTAAGGCTTGgttctctgtccccagagcaTTCAGTTCCAGGGTCTGTTATAGCCGTTAGCTCATGACATTCCAATGATCCATTGTGTGCTGGCCTGGCTGcccccagctgcctcctgctctggAATGAGCAGGTGTAGTGAAGCTCTGCCCAACAGAAATTTAGTGTGAGCCACATACAGGAATCCAGCCTTTCCAGACAtcacatcaaaaacaaaagaaacacattttaataatGTGTGTGATATTAGCAGATATGTCAAAGCAttgcttaaatatttaatttattaaaatggcTCACTGATGAAATagtttacattcttttttatgCTGTCTTCTAAAATTGATTGTGTACACCAATTTCACCTCAGGGCTAGTGTTCAATGGTTACACTGGGATATGGATGACACTATCAAAGCAATGAAATTTCATTTAGCAGAAAAAGTTAGGGCTGCTTCTGGTTTGTTTCATTTCAACTTTAGCTCATTGTATAGATTGTTAAGTTATTGTGTCATGAAGCCAACATTTCAAGGATTCAATGGCCTCATGTAGCTAGTTGTTACTAGACACCAAAGCACAGAGCTACATCTTATTCATATCTGCAGCAGGGGTATAGATCTGACTAGTACTCATTGGTTACCTTACaaacatggatggatggatggatggatggatggatggatggatggatggacggacagatggataggtgggtgcatggatgggagggtgggtaggtggatggatggatagatgatggatgggtgggtggatgggtggatggatgagtgggtggatggatgagtgggtgcgtgggtgggtggatggatgggaatGATGCATAGATTGGTAAACAGAGTTGAATAACAAGAAGGAGTAgatgaatttgttttatttccttcctaaAGTATTACTCAACTTCCTATCCTGGAAATGCATAACCCAAGAAAAGAAGTGAAGAGAAACCCTGGGAAAGATGAATCCATAGAAatgggagctgggcggtggtggcacacatattcccagcactcaggaaacagagccaggtggatctctgtgagttcgaggccagcctgggctacagagtgagatccaggataagtAAATCTTCATTAGGTTGTAACCTGACCATTTACCCCACTGGACAGTTTATCAGCAGctgggttctgtcctctgacccactCGACTCAGAGACCTAGCCTCCCCAGAGGCCACCTTTGTTCCTCCCTGTCCAAGGCAGtgtccccaccctctctctccaccATCCCCACATCCTTCCTCCTTCGATGCTATGTTGCTCTTCCTGCCGTGTGCTCCATCGCTCCCTTTGCTTACCTGGCCCTCTAGCTGCACACCCGGGATTTTGACTGCATTACTTCACATGACCCACTGTGGCTGGTACATAGCACAAGCTCAATAATAGTTCTGGGAATGAACAGAGGAGCAAATGATGGTTTGAGTTTCCATCTCTAGTTCTGTGATCCAGGAAGTGGCTGGACTTCAAATTTCCTCTCCATAAAATAGCTGTAGTAGTAGTGTGTCCTACGGGTGGCCTGAGAGAATCCTAcagggctcacaaccaccttaaGAGACTAATTAAGATAATGCCTAGGAAGTGCATAATAACTATGTGGTGAGCAGGGGCAAAATAGTAGTTGCCATTACTACTATTTACACAACAGACTTATTATTAGATTCTTCTCCCAGATCCATGACCACCACGTGAAACAGTGACGATTTCCCAAGTAGTTctgttgcaaacaaacaaaaaagtaggtCAGGAAAAAATAGGCTCAGATGAGGCTTTGCTCCTCACTTGCCTGTGTTTGCGTACCTgtgctgtttgtgtttgtgtttgttaaCCATGGGAGACAGGTCAGTCAGTCCCAACCTGCTCAGATCCAGGGCATCTCAGTGTCAGGCCCTGTGTCCAGGGTGTTTACCATCACCGGGGACTAAGGCCTTCAAAGTGGCCATGAGAAGGACAACATTCCAGGCCGGTCAACAGAGTGCCATGGTGGGTGACAAAACTCTAAGTCCGCCTGCTCTGAGAGAAGTCACTCTGGCCTGAGATGGCCTGAGCCTGGTAACTGGgccccagcagagccaggctccCCAAGGGCCAGATGGCTAGGGACGTGCTAAATGCTTTCCTAGCAGATGAGGCACAAGCCCTGTAGTCCCCTTAAGGGCCTGCTTCTCTGGCCCCTCTCCAGCTTTCTCCTTTGAAGCCCGTCATTTACCAGGCACGTATCCAATCTGTGCCCTGCTGCATCGAGCTATGGAAACAGCTACTCATCACTCATCTAACATAGTCTGTGGTGATTGTCATAGTGTCAAGCCTGGGATAAAAAGACAGaatgggggcggggggtgggctggagagatggctcagtggttaagagcactgactgctcttccagaggtcctgagttcaattcccagcaaccacatggtggctcacaaccatctgtaatgagatctggtgccctcttctggcctgcagtcatacatgctgtaaacaaaacaaaacaaacaaacaaacaaataaatgaaaacaaaagaaacaagaactaaaaaaaaaaaaaaaagacagaatggaTCTCTGTCCTCCTGGGGTTTCTGACACTGCCGTTGTAGTTGGATTTTACAGTTTATAGGACATCTGACTACCAGTGATCTTTTAATACTAGTGCTAACATTTGACCGGGGACTTGATTTTTATGTTCCCTATTCCTCACAGATATGCAAAGAGACTGAGAGACCACACTGAGCTCTTGCAGCTTAGAGATGAGGAAGCAGGACTCAGTTATTTCTCTATCACATGACATTTAAACATGGCATCTCTCTTACAGTCATAGAAAAATGTTCAAAACCGAACTCGCAGGAAGATAAGGGCCATTGAATTGTATAACAGTGACTTCAAAAGAAACTGCAGGTTATACATGATGAGGAAAAAAATTCCCTCCAGAACAGATGGGGACCACCGAGGAACTTCCAGAAATGTGATGGCTGGAGACCCTTGTCCCACCCATCTGgctttgcctttttccttcaaTCCAAGTGATCTCCTTAAGATTCATGAAACATCTGACCTCAGAGCACAGA comes from Onychomys torridus chromosome 20, mOncTor1.1, whole genome shotgun sequence and encodes:
- the LOC118571256 gene encoding translation initiation factor IF-2-like, whose product is MSERGASRAGEGRTRHRGSEWSRLRESRVRSRRTRRRGGAGGERGAGARVSPPPRRATAPGGGGVRAFHPLCGAAQARAAARGALSSPGGDGRSRVGWGGVLSALVPSPGVRHSPSAATAGDLPLAWAHRPRIKLAGPGGRKGDYAQSPGSPGVRVVARGCTLPGPSLVFVMVSRRPPGPRELGEAGERRPGGVGLPAVPPALGLPSVFTPVHLSPYTGLRQQTACATAPSLLPESWPETLQDSNRPPPLCSALHLIIFSPNFIDLFH